Proteins encoded within one genomic window of Oceaniferula marina:
- the groL gene encoding chaperonin GroEL (60 kDa chaperone family; promotes refolding of misfolded polypeptides especially under stressful conditions; forms two stacked rings of heptamers to form a barrel-shaped 14mer; ends can be capped by GroES; misfolded proteins enter the barrel where they are refolded when GroES binds) gives MMPKQLQFDESARQSLMRGVEKLAAAVKATLGPAGRNVILDKKFGSPTITKDGVSVAKEIELEDPYENMGAQLIREVSSKTSDIAGDGTTTATVLAEAIYKEGLRNVTAGANPISLQRGILKATQALVAQLGEISKEVSDTNEIAQVATVSANWDKEIGGIIAEAMDKVGKDGTITVEEAKGIETNLDVVEGMQFDKGYLSPYFVTDAEAMEASLDGALILINEKKISNLKDLLPLLEKAAKTGKPLLIIAEDVEGEALAALVVNKLRGTLNIAAVKAPGFGDRRKAMLEDLAVLTGGKVITEDLGIKLENVELEDLGSAKRVTITKDSTTIVEGEGTSEAITGRVNQIRRQIEDTTSDYDREKLQERLAKLAGGVAVINVGAATETEMKEKKARVEDALHATRAAVEEGIVPGGGTALIRAQANIGALELDGDEATGAEIVSRAVEAPLRQLAANAGLEGALIVEHVKNAGGNEGYNVASGEYTDLIVDGVVDPTKVTRSALQNAASISGLLLTTECLITDLPEKEEPAAGGHDHGMGGMGGMGGMM, from the coding sequence ATTATGCCCAAACAATTACAATTCGACGAGTCTGCTCGCCAATCGCTGATGCGCGGAGTGGAAAAACTTGCCGCTGCTGTCAAGGCTACGCTCGGACCTGCAGGACGTAACGTCATTCTTGACAAGAAGTTCGGCTCTCCAACCATCACCAAGGACGGCGTTTCTGTCGCCAAGGAAATTGAGCTGGAAGACCCCTATGAAAACATGGGAGCCCAGCTCATCCGTGAAGTGTCCAGCAAGACATCCGACATTGCCGGTGACGGAACAACCACAGCTACGGTACTTGCCGAAGCGATTTATAAAGAAGGTCTGCGTAACGTGACTGCCGGAGCGAATCCTATTTCCTTGCAGCGTGGTATTCTTAAGGCGACGCAAGCTCTTGTTGCCCAATTGGGTGAAATCTCCAAGGAGGTGTCCGACACCAACGAAATTGCTCAGGTGGCTACCGTTTCAGCTAACTGGGACAAGGAAATCGGCGGCATCATTGCCGAGGCCATGGACAAGGTAGGTAAAGACGGCACGATTACCGTTGAAGAAGCCAAGGGAATTGAAACAAACCTCGATGTGGTCGAGGGAATGCAGTTCGACAAAGGCTACCTCAGCCCTTATTTCGTCACTGATGCGGAAGCTATGGAAGCTTCTCTCGATGGAGCTCTTATTCTCATCAATGAGAAGAAGATCAGCAACCTCAAGGATCTGCTGCCACTTCTCGAAAAGGCTGCTAAGACAGGTAAGCCTCTCTTGATCATCGCTGAAGATGTGGAGGGTGAAGCTCTTGCCGCGCTTGTTGTGAACAAGCTTCGCGGAACGCTGAATATTGCTGCTGTGAAAGCTCCTGGCTTCGGTGACCGCCGTAAGGCGATGCTTGAAGATCTTGCTGTTCTCACCGGAGGTAAGGTTATCACAGAGGACCTTGGTATTAAGCTTGAAAATGTTGAACTCGAGGACCTCGGTTCAGCCAAGCGTGTCACAATCACCAAAGACTCCACCACCATCGTTGAAGGTGAGGGAACCAGCGAGGCGATCACAGGTCGCGTCAACCAAATCCGCCGCCAGATCGAGGACACCACGTCCGACTACGATCGCGAGAAGCTTCAAGAGCGTCTTGCCAAGCTTGCGGGTGGTGTTGCCGTCATCAACGTCGGTGCTGCTACCGAGACTGAGATGAAGGAGAAAAAAGCCCGTGTCGAGGACGCCCTTCACGCAACACGCGCCGCTGTTGAAGAAGGTATCGTTCCCGGAGGTGGAACCGCTCTTATCCGTGCCCAAGCCAACATCGGAGCTCTTGAGCTCGATGGTGACGAGGCAACGGGTGCTGAGATCGTGTCTCGCGCCGTCGAAGCTCCGCTTCGTCAGTTGGCTGCCAACGCTGGACTGGAAGGTGCTCTCATTGTTGAGCATGTTAAAAATGCTGGCGGTAACGAAGGATACAACGTGGCTTCCGGTGAATACACCGATCTGATCGTTGATGGTGTGGTTGACCCGACTAAGGTTACCCGCTCTGCACTTCAGAATGCAGCCTCTATCTCAGGTCTCCTATTGACCACGGAGTGTCTCATTACAGATCTTCCTGAGAAGGAGGAGCCTGCTGCCGGTGGTCACGACCACGGTATGGGTGGTATGGGCGGTATGGGCGGCATGATGTAA